A portion of the Sphingorhabdus pulchriflava genome contains these proteins:
- a CDS encoding SDR family NAD(P)-dependent oxidoreductase has product MSGKTAWITGASSGIGEGLAKEWLARGGRCVLSGRNVAALEAVAAHAPDRCLVLPFESTDYAAIPTMVEKAVAFAGNVDVLVNNAGISQRSLAIDTDMSVYRKIVDVDLLAPIALTQALLPHLLSRGSGGVVMISSVAGKAGVPMRTAYCAAKHGLVGYADSLRSEIAGQGIKVLVVAPGSVRTNVSRNALASDGSVRGVSDAAIDNGLDPADVAKTIWDALDAGKREIVVAEGMEAAIPVMRAHEPDKLFDMVEAMVAQGYAQKMAAENN; this is encoded by the coding sequence ATGAGCGGCAAGACAGCATGGATAACCGGCGCTTCATCGGGAATCGGTGAGGGGCTGGCAAAGGAATGGCTGGCACGCGGCGGGCGCTGTGTGCTTTCGGGGCGCAATGTCGCGGCGCTGGAAGCGGTGGCTGCCCATGCACCTGACCGCTGCCTCGTGCTGCCATTTGAAAGCACCGACTATGCAGCTATTCCGACCATGGTGGAAAAGGCTGTAGCCTTTGCAGGCAATGTCGATGTGCTCGTCAATAACGCAGGCATCTCGCAGCGCTCGCTTGCCATCGATACCGACATGTCGGTGTATCGGAAGATTGTCGATGTGGATCTGTTGGCACCAATTGCGTTGACGCAGGCCTTGCTGCCGCACCTGCTGTCGCGCGGATCGGGCGGGGTTGTGATGATATCGAGTGTTGCAGGCAAGGCGGGCGTGCCCATGCGTACAGCTTACTGCGCCGCCAAGCACGGCCTTGTCGGCTATGCAGATTCGCTGCGCAGTGAAATTGCGGGGCAGGGTATCAAAGTGCTGGTCGTGGCGCCCGGTTCGGTGCGCACCAACGTTTCACGCAATGCACTGGCGTCTGACGGATCGGTGCGTGGTGTCAGCGATGCGGCGATCGACAATGGCCTTGATCCAGCCGATGTTGCCAAGACCATCTGGGATGCCCTTGATGCCGGAAAGCGCGAGATTGTGGTGGCTGAAGGTATGGAGGCGGCCATTCCGGTGATGCGCGCGCATGAGCCGGACAAGCTGTTCGACATGGTCGAGGCGATGGTCGCGCAGGGCTATGCGCAAAAAATGGCGGCCGAGAATAACTAA
- a CDS encoding serine hydrolase domain-containing protein — protein sequence MKKWIIGLLVVAAAVLGIGWLTMDKDMRNLAANLPTDRNVLFWSIPQRDAAFRTMDRLPVLAKANIIGAGEKVFPLPKGAELKPGIDVDAYMKAQRTAGLVIVHNGQIRLEKYGLDFDGNGKWTSFSVAKSLTSTMVGAAIKDGYIKSLDDKVTQYIPEMKGSAYDDVTIAQLLTMTSGIKWNEDYEDPKSDVARFNEHKAEPGIDVTVSYMRKLPREAPAGTKWVYKTGETNLIGVLVSKATGKKLSDYLSEKVWAPFGMEQDGSWLLGSTGHEISGCCIQASTRDYARFGMFILGGGLVNGKAILPDGWIASATTKQADIGTPGRGYGFQWWTYDDGSYAAQGIFGQGIFIDPKRKLVIASNSNWPRATDPAGQDGREAFYKAVQKALDDELASFPEDVK from the coding sequence ATGAAGAAATGGATTATCGGCCTGTTGGTCGTGGCAGCGGCGGTGCTTGGCATCGGTTGGCTGACGATGGACAAGGATATGCGCAATCTGGCGGCAAATCTGCCGACCGATCGCAACGTCCTGTTCTGGTCGATCCCGCAACGTGATGCCGCCTTCCGCACGATGGACCGCTTGCCGGTCCTCGCCAAGGCGAACATCATTGGGGCAGGCGAGAAGGTCTTTCCGCTCCCCAAAGGTGCAGAACTGAAGCCGGGTATCGACGTTGATGCCTATATGAAGGCGCAGCGCACCGCGGGCCTCGTCATTGTCCACAATGGCCAAATTCGACTCGAAAAATATGGCCTCGATTTCGATGGCAATGGCAAATGGACCAGCTTTTCGGTCGCCAAGTCGCTGACGTCGACGATGGTCGGTGCGGCAATCAAGGATGGCTATATCAAGAGCCTGGATGACAAGGTGACGCAATATATCCCTGAAATGAAGGGATCGGCCTATGACGATGTCACCATCGCGCAATTGCTGACGATGACCTCGGGCATCAAATGGAATGAAGATTATGAAGATCCAAAATCCGATGTCGCCCGCTTCAACGAGCATAAGGCCGAACCGGGCATCGACGTAACCGTCAGCTATATGCGCAAGCTGCCGCGTGAGGCACCCGCCGGCACCAAATGGGTCTACAAGACCGGTGAGACCAATTTGATCGGCGTTCTGGTCAGCAAGGCGACGGGGAAGAAATTGTCCGACTATCTTTCCGAAAAAGTCTGGGCCCCTTTTGGCATGGAGCAGGACGGAAGCTGGCTGCTGGGATCGACCGGTCATGAAATCAGCGGTTGCTGCATTCAGGCATCAACCCGCGATTATGCGCGCTTCGGGATGTTCATCCTCGGTGGCGGTTTAGTGAACGGCAAGGCGATTTTGCCCGACGGCTGGATTGCCTCGGCGACCACCAAGCAGGCAGACATTGGTACCCCCGGCAGAGGCTATGGCTTTCAATGGTGGACGTATGATGATGGCAGCTATGCAGCGCAGGGAATTTTCGGCCAAGGTATCTTCATCGATCCCAAGCGCAAGCTGGTGATCGCATCGAACAGCAACTGGCCGCGCGCCACCGACCCGGCCGGGCAGGATGGGCGTGAGGCGTTTTACAAGGCCGTGCAGAAGGCGCTGGACGACGAACTGGCGTCCTTTCCGGAGGATGTGAAATGA
- a CDS encoding SAM-dependent methyltransferase: MNAPEQNRGRHLVHQASLPGTRGGLFSRLKGKAAAHFISTILDRIDQGLEYGVIEGRLPDGSNRVAGGRGEGPAATIEIRNWNALVRLARSGSVGWYEGWAAGEWYSPDPVPIFDLFMRNRVALGSVGRASGLAKIAGRMAHWLHRNTRKHARDNIEAHYDLGNDFYESWLDATMTYSSAVFAKLPPLDEALESGQRRKINLILDRLHLTGNESLLEIGCGWGGLAEAVLERDLASYHGISLSPEQIRFAEARLGEKRDWKITLTDYRDVTGQYDAIASVEMVEAVGQKYWPAYLDCIARCLKPGGRAALQYIRIEDDIFQQYADGQDFIQRYIFPGGMLLSEGRFRALAEARGLRWADQVDYGAHYAETLRLWRERFDAAVAEGRLPAGFDEKFIALWRFYLMYCEGGFRGGGINVAQVTLVKN, translated from the coding sequence ATGAATGCACCCGAACAGAACAGAGGCCGTCACCTCGTCCACCAGGCCAGTTTGCCGGGCACGCGGGGCGGCCTTTTTTCGCGGCTGAAGGGGAAGGCTGCGGCGCATTTCATCTCCACCATATTGGATCGCATTGATCAGGGGTTGGAATATGGGGTGATAGAAGGCCGCTTGCCCGACGGTTCGAACCGGGTTGCCGGAGGGCGGGGTGAGGGCCCCGCTGCGACGATCGAAATTCGCAACTGGAACGCGTTGGTCCGGCTGGCGCGCAGCGGTTCGGTCGGCTGGTACGAGGGTTGGGCTGCGGGAGAGTGGTATAGCCCCGATCCTGTTCCCATTTTTGACCTATTCATGCGCAACCGGGTTGCGCTCGGCAGCGTGGGCCGTGCATCGGGATTGGCGAAAATCGCCGGTCGCATGGCGCATTGGCTGCACCGGAACACCCGCAAACATGCGCGCGACAATATCGAAGCGCACTATGATCTCGGCAATGATTTCTACGAGTCCTGGCTCGATGCGACGATGACCTATTCCAGTGCCGTTTTTGCGAAACTTCCGCCGCTAGACGAGGCGCTGGAATCGGGGCAGCGGCGCAAAATCAACCTCATTCTGGATCGTCTGCATCTGACTGGAAACGAAAGCCTACTTGAAATCGGGTGCGGCTGGGGAGGATTGGCAGAAGCTGTACTCGAACGCGATTTAGCAAGCTATCACGGCATCAGCCTGTCCCCCGAACAGATCCGCTTTGCCGAGGCACGGCTGGGTGAGAAGCGCGACTGGAAGATCACGCTGACCGACTATCGCGATGTTACCGGACAATATGATGCCATAGCCAGCGTCGAGATGGTCGAAGCAGTGGGTCAAAAATATTGGCCCGCCTATCTGGACTGTATCGCCCGATGCCTGAAACCCGGTGGGCGGGCCGCGTTGCAATATATCCGCATCGAAGATGACATTTTTCAGCAATATGCCGACGGGCAGGATTTCATCCAGCGCTATATCTTTCCCGGCGGGATGCTGCTGTCGGAAGGCCGCTTCCGCGCCTTGGCGGAGGCGCGCGGGCTGCGCTGGGCAGATCAGGTCGATTATGGCGCGCACTATGCAGAGACGCTGCGTCTATGGCGCGAACGTTTCGACGCTGCCGTAGCGGAAGGGCGTTTGCCCGCTGGCTTTGACGAGAAATTCATTGCGCTTTGGCGTTTTTACCTGATGTATTGCGAGGGCGGGTTCCGTGGAGGCGGAATCAACGTGGCGCAGGTAACATTGGTCAAAAATTGA
- the mscL gene encoding large conductance mechanosensitive channel protein MscL, with translation MLSEFKAFIARGNVLDLAVGVIIGAAFGKIVSSLTDDLIMPLISLVTGGGTDFSAKYIVLGGADKVQSGMSLAAAKAAGANVFAWGSFITAIINFLILAFVIFLIVRQANKVMPPPPAATGPSEVDLLTEIRDELKKK, from the coding sequence ATGTTAAGTGAATTCAAAGCGTTCATTGCACGTGGTAACGTGCTCGACCTTGCGGTTGGTGTGATTATCGGTGCCGCATTCGGTAAAATTGTGTCGTCTCTTACCGACGATTTGATCATGCCTCTGATTTCCCTCGTCACCGGCGGTGGAACCGACTTTTCGGCGAAATACATCGTTCTGGGCGGTGCGGATAAGGTTCAGTCCGGGATGTCATTGGCTGCGGCGAAAGCTGCGGGTGCAAATGTCTTCGCCTGGGGCAGCTTCATTACCGCGATTATCAACTTCCTGATTCTGGCATTCGTCATTTTCCTGATCGTGCGTCAGGCCAACAAGGTCATGCCGCCGCCGCCAGCCGCTACCGGCCCGAGCGAGGTCGATCTGCTCACCGAAATCCGCGATGAGTTGAAGAAGAAGTAA
- a CDS encoding LemA family protein, protein MRSDLAKFLLVPVAAVSVAGCGINSVPTAEENAKAKWADVQAAFQERSNLIPNLAAVVKGAAAQENKTLTEVIEARAKATSVTLAPGDLSDPAKMAAFQSAQNNLSGSLSRLLVSVEQYPQLKSQEGFLKLQDQLEGQENRIRITLRDYNEAVRQYNTTIRTFPDIIGAKVIHGAKPMVPYEASTPGAEVAPKLDMAPTQ, encoded by the coding sequence ATGCGTTCCGATCTTGCAAAATTCCTGCTTGTACCTGTTGCTGCCGTTTCGGTGGCTGGTTGCGGCATCAACAGCGTTCCTACCGCCGAAGAAAATGCAAAGGCAAAATGGGCCGATGTACAGGCCGCATTTCAGGAACGCAGCAACCTGATCCCCAATCTTGCAGCTGTCGTCAAAGGTGCCGCCGCACAGGAAAACAAGACGCTGACCGAAGTGATCGAAGCGCGCGCCAAAGCGACTTCGGTTACCCTGGCACCCGGCGATCTGAGCGATCCGGCAAAGATGGCAGCTTTCCAATCGGCACAGAATAATCTGTCGGGCAGCCTCTCACGCCTGCTGGTTTCGGTTGAACAATATCCGCAATTGAAAAGCCAGGAAGGCTTCCTGAAATTGCAGGACCAGTTGGAAGGTCAGGAAAACCGCATCCGCATCACGCTGCGTGATTACAACGAAGCGGTGCGCCAGTATAACACGACAATCCGCACCTTCCCCGACATCATTGGCGCGAAAGTGATCCACGGCGCCAAGCCGATGGTGCCCTATGAAGCGTCGACGCCGGGTGCAGAAGTCGCACCGAAACTCGACATGGCACCGACGCAGTAA
- a CDS encoding TPM domain-containing protein — MFRAFALILVTLSVFIGNPASAQDFPKLTGRVVDQADLLSPEQEASLTTKLAGLETQSNRQLVVATIKDLQGYEISDYGYRLGRTWAIGQDGKGESEKDNGAILIVAPNERKMRIEVGYGLEPVLTDGLSSSIIRNDITPFFKAGDFNGGINAGVDCIVTQLTLPPEEAAKVAEEAALAETRSNDDGEAVFLVIFWLFIFLFFILPIIISIARGGKKHRRGRDKHWGGPVIIWGGGGSSWGGGSSGGFGGGSFGGGGFSGGGGSFGGGGASGGW; from the coding sequence ATGTTCAGGGCCTTTGCCCTAATCCTTGTGACGCTGAGCGTCTTCATCGGCAATCCAGCGTCCGCGCAGGATTTTCCGAAACTGACCGGCCGCGTGGTCGATCAGGCGGATTTGCTGTCGCCCGAGCAGGAAGCATCGCTGACAACCAAGCTGGCGGGGCTGGAAACCCAGTCCAACCGCCAGCTGGTCGTTGCTACGATCAAGGATCTGCAGGGTTACGAGATCTCGGACTATGGCTATCGGCTCGGTCGGACATGGGCGATCGGGCAGGATGGCAAGGGCGAGAGCGAAAAGGATAATGGCGCAATCCTGATCGTTGCGCCGAATGAGCGCAAGATGCGGATCGAGGTGGGATACGGTCTTGAACCGGTACTCACCGACGGTCTCTCGTCGAGCATCATCCGCAACGACATCACACCCTTTTTCAAAGCTGGTGATTTCAACGGTGGCATCAATGCCGGCGTCGATTGCATCGTCACGCAATTGACCCTGCCACCCGAAGAGGCGGCCAAGGTTGCTGAAGAGGCTGCATTGGCCGAAACACGCTCGAATGATGATGGCGAGGCCGTTTTTCTCGTCATCTTCTGGCTGTTCATCTTCCTCTTCTTCATCCTGCCGATCATCATCTCAATCGCGCGCGGAGGCAAAAAGCATCGGCGCGGCCGCGACAAGCATTGGGGCGGCCCGGTGATCATCTGGGGCGGTGGCGGATCGAGCTGGGGCGGCGGCAGCAGCGGCGGTTTCGGCGGTGGCAGCTTTGGCGGCGGAGGCTTCTCGGGCGGCGGCGGTAGCTTCGGCGGCGGCGGTGCCTCGGGGGGATGGTGA
- a CDS encoding TPM domain-containing protein yields MALRKISHVSEADHQLVTAAVAEAEHHTSGEIVTIVTDLSDDYHDIALSWATMIAFLALSVVAVFPDFYLGMVDRALGGWEHDWTASEYLALIFLFMGGKWLGTWLLMKWMPLRLFLTPKHIKMRRVRARAIDLFKVGTESKTVGRTGVLLYLSMREHRAEIVADEAIASKVAPEVWGDAMIALIDNLREGRPGEGMAEAVRQMGVVLAEHFPKGSENPNELPDRLIEI; encoded by the coding sequence ATGGCCTTGCGCAAGATCAGCCATGTCAGTGAAGCCGATCACCAGTTGGTGACTGCGGCGGTTGCCGAGGCCGAACATCACACCAGCGGTGAAATCGTCACGATCGTCACCGACCTGTCTGACGATTATCACGACATCGCACTGTCATGGGCCACCATGATTGCGTTCCTAGCCTTGTCGGTGGTCGCGGTATTCCCCGATTTCTATCTCGGCATGGTCGACCGCGCATTGGGCGGATGGGAGCATGACTGGACGGCGAGCGAATATCTTGCGCTGATCTTCCTGTTCATGGGTGGCAAATGGCTGGGCACTTGGCTTCTCATGAAATGGATGCCTTTACGGCTGTTTCTGACGCCCAAGCATATTAAAATGCGCCGCGTGCGCGCCCGCGCGATCGACCTGTTCAAGGTGGGTACCGAGAGCAAGACCGTCGGGCGCACCGGTGTGCTGCTATACCTTTCCATGCGCGAACACCGGGCTGAAATCGTTGCCGACGAAGCCATTGCCAGCAAGGTAGCGCCCGAAGTTTGGGGTGATGCCATGATCGCATTGATCGATAACCTTCGCGAAGGCCGCCCCGGTGAAGGCATGGCCGAAGCGGTGCGGCAAATGGGCGTAGTGCTCGCCGAACATTTCCCCAAAGGCAGCGAAAACCCCAATGAATTGCCCGACAGGCTGATCGAAATCTGA
- a CDS encoding NUDIX hydrolase, giving the protein MSDSEIEEIVWQGKFVTAKRKGKWEFVSRSRGIKAAVILAVEDGHVLLVEQYRVPLGRNCIELPAGLIGDETEGEDPLEAAGRELEEETGYRAAKLESLGEYYSSPGMVSESFTLVRASGLTKVGEGGGTDGEDITVHRVALSALQGFLDEKRSEGMGVDVRLLMLLGPQLI; this is encoded by the coding sequence ATGAGCGACAGTGAGATTGAGGAAATCGTCTGGCAGGGCAAATTCGTTACCGCCAAACGCAAGGGCAAATGGGAGTTTGTCAGCCGGTCTCGCGGGATTAAGGCGGCGGTCATCCTGGCAGTCGAGGACGGGCATGTCCTGCTGGTCGAGCAATATCGCGTGCCACTGGGCAGGAACTGCATCGAACTACCCGCAGGCCTGATCGGCGACGAAACCGAAGGCGAAGACCCGCTGGAGGCGGCAGGTCGCGAACTGGAAGAAGAAACCGGTTACCGCGCGGCTAAGCTGGAATCGCTCGGCGAATATTATTCGTCACCCGGCATGGTCAGCGAAAGTTTCACGCTGGTGCGGGCTTCAGGTTTGACCAAGGTGGGTGAAGGCGGCGGTACGGACGGAGAAGACATCACCGTGCACCGTGTTGCCCTAAGCGCGCTTCAGGGCTTTCTGGACGAAAAACGCAGTGAAGGCATGGGCGTTGATGTCCGCCTTCTAATGCTTTTGGGCCCGCAGCTTATCTGA
- a CDS encoding ETC complex I subunit: protein MTQARIVQKSKNALQSGRYGTGQWVLEYNPVDAQRPDPLMGWAGSADTRRQLNLKFATLEAAKAYADKNGISYTVIPAAPKVLKLQAYADNFR, encoded by the coding sequence ATGACTCAGGCACGGATCGTCCAGAAATCGAAAAATGCGCTGCAATCGGGCCGTTATGGAACCGGGCAATGGGTGCTGGAATATAACCCCGTCGACGCGCAGCGCCCTGATCCGCTGATGGGTTGGGCTGGTTCTGCCGATACGCGTCGCCAGTTGAACCTGAAATTTGCGACCCTTGAGGCCGCCAAGGCCTATGCCGACAAAAATGGCATCAGTTACACCGTTATTCCTGCTGCGCCCAAAGTGCTCAAGCTGCAGGCTTACGCCGACAATTTCAGATAA
- the hrpB gene encoding ATP-dependent helicase HrpB, with product MTLPVEAVLSELKAALVAGSNAVLIAPPGAGKTTMVASALLAEKWCIGQILLLSPRRLAARAAAERIAELTGEPVGGLVGYATRMDSKQSAKTRILVLTEGIFRNRIQDDPELAGVSAVLFDEVHERSLDSDFGLALALDAQGGLRPDLRLVAMSATLDGGRFATLMGAPIVESEGKSWPLELRHIGRKAETRIEDEMAAAIRRALTEEKEGDVLAFLPGVAEIERTAERLEGISAETHRLHGSLDPAEQRAAIRKSALRKVILATSIAETSLTIDGVRIVVDSGLARRARYDRAAGSTRLVTERASQAAVTQRAGRAARQGPGVAYRLWEEAATAGMPPFDPPEILEADLSPLLLDCVLWGVSDPASLQWLDSPPKTAIDEARTRLAELEAIDGDGRPTKHGHAIARLPLPPRIAHMLVTASALGFGKLAAEVAVLLSERGLGGNDTDLERRLERWRSERGQRAEAARRLALRWSQLAPSTLNDKSEGSVAMAAALAFPDRIAKRRDASGENWLSVGGRGYRLDPAHPLAKEEWLAVADIQGAASGARILSAAAIDFAEIEVLYGDRIVSGAHISFDPATGGVRTESGRRLGAITLSKGQDAKADPEVIAAALLEGVREYGLGLLPWSDASIRLRERAQWAGVAGLSDAELVDALEMWLAPLLGGKRRLSELGPGALHNALQGLIGWDGQQAIDRLAPPHFASPAGTTHAIDYSAEGGPLVELRVQALFGLAEHPVIGNERTPLVLSLTSPAGRPIQTTRDLPGFWRGSWADVAKEMRGRYPKHNWPDDPTAAVASLKTKKAQSRT from the coding sequence GTGACCCTTCCTGTCGAAGCTGTACTATCGGAATTGAAGGCTGCGCTTGTCGCGGGCTCCAATGCTGTTCTGATCGCACCACCCGGAGCAGGCAAGACTACGATGGTTGCCTCTGCCTTGCTGGCGGAAAAATGGTGCATCGGCCAGATATTGCTGCTTTCTCCTCGCAGATTGGCCGCACGCGCAGCAGCGGAGAGGATCGCCGAACTGACGGGCGAACCGGTCGGCGGACTTGTTGGATATGCGACCCGAATGGACAGCAAACAGTCGGCCAAAACGCGCATATTGGTTCTGACCGAAGGCATATTCCGTAACCGCATTCAGGACGATCCCGAGCTTGCGGGGGTCTCGGCGGTGCTGTTCGATGAAGTCCATGAACGCAGCCTCGACAGCGATTTCGGCTTGGCTTTGGCCCTAGATGCCCAAGGCGGGCTGCGCCCCGATTTGCGGTTGGTCGCGATGTCGGCCACGCTTGACGGCGGGCGTTTTGCCACATTGATGGGCGCACCAATCGTTGAAAGCGAAGGCAAATCCTGGCCACTCGAATTGCGCCATATCGGGCGCAAGGCCGAGACACGTATCGAGGATGAAATGGCAGCAGCCATCCGCCGAGCTTTGACCGAGGAGAAGGAAGGCGATGTGCTCGCTTTCCTGCCCGGTGTTGCCGAAATCGAGCGGACGGCAGAGCGACTGGAAGGGATATCCGCCGAAACCCATCGGCTGCATGGCAGCCTCGATCCAGCCGAACAGCGGGCCGCCATTCGCAAAAGTGCCCTTCGAAAGGTCATCCTTGCAACCTCTATTGCCGAAACCAGCCTGACGATCGACGGCGTCCGCATCGTTGTCGACAGCGGTCTGGCAAGGCGCGCCCGTTACGATCGCGCAGCCGGATCGACCAGGCTGGTAACCGAACGCGCCAGTCAGGCGGCGGTAACGCAAAGGGCGGGGCGCGCGGCAAGGCAGGGGCCGGGCGTCGCCTATCGTTTGTGGGAGGAAGCTGCGACCGCAGGCATGCCGCCATTCGATCCGCCAGAGATATTGGAAGCCGATCTTTCGCCTCTGTTGCTCGATTGCGTGCTGTGGGGTGTTAGCGATCCAGCGTCGCTGCAATGGCTCGATTCGCCACCCAAGACTGCGATTGACGAGGCGCGCACGCGATTGGCCGAACTGGAGGCAATCGACGGGGACGGACGCCCTACCAAACATGGGCACGCAATTGCGCGCCTGCCGCTGCCACCGCGGATCGCGCATATGCTGGTCACGGCGTCGGCACTGGGTTTCGGCAAGCTCGCGGCCGAAGTTGCCGTGTTGCTGTCCGAACGTGGACTTGGCGGCAATGATACCGATCTCGAACGACGCCTCGAGCGCTGGCGCAGCGAGCGCGGCCAGAGGGCAGAGGCGGCGCGGAGATTGGCTTTGCGATGGTCGCAACTTGCCCCTTCGACGTTGAATGACAAATCGGAGGGGAGCGTCGCTATGGCCGCCGCCCTTGCTTTCCCGGACCGCATCGCAAAGCGCCGCGACGCTTCGGGCGAAAATTGGTTGAGCGTAGGGGGCAGGGGATATCGGCTCGATCCTGCGCATCCGCTAGCTAAGGAAGAATGGTTGGCGGTTGCCGATATCCAAGGAGCCGCATCGGGCGCGCGGATACTATCGGCAGCAGCAATCGATTTTGCGGAAATTGAGGTGCTCTATGGCGACCGCATTGTAAGCGGCGCACATATAAGCTTTGATCCGGCAACCGGAGGTGTGCGAACGGAAAGCGGTCGGCGGCTGGGTGCGATAACGCTATCAAAGGGGCAAGACGCCAAGGCCGATCCGGAGGTTATCGCTGCAGCCTTGCTGGAGGGCGTGCGCGAATATGGGCTTGGCCTGCTACCGTGGAGCGATGCCTCGATACGGCTGCGTGAACGGGCGCAATGGGCAGGGGTTGCCGGTTTGAGCGACGCTGAGCTAGTCGATGCCCTCGAGATGTGGCTCGCGCCATTGCTGGGCGGCAAGCGGCGATTGTCTGAACTTGGTCCGGGCGCTTTGCACAATGCGTTGCAGGGTCTGATTGGTTGGGACGGACAACAGGCCATTGATCGGCTGGCTCCACCGCATTTCGCCTCGCCTGCAGGTACTACCCACGCCATCGACTATTCGGCGGAAGGCGGACCGTTGGTCGAATTGCGCGTGCAGGCCTTGTTCGGACTTGCCGAACATCCGGTCATTGGAAACGAACGAACGCCGCTGGTGCTTTCGCTCACATCCCCTGCAGGCCGCCCGATCCAGACCACACGCGATTTGCCCGGATTCTGGAGAGGCAGTTGGGCCGATGTCGCCAAGGAAATGCGCGGGCGGTACCCCAAGCACAACTGGCCTGACGATCCGACGGCTGCGGTTGCCAGTCTTAAGACCAAAAAGGCGCAATCGCGCACTTGA
- a CDS encoding polyprenyl synthetase family protein, with amino-acid sequence MTATIHQLGAARTPSLQPMLNLVAPEMNRVNAVILDRMQSEIPLIPELAGHLIAGGGKRMRPMLTLACARLLDYPGDRHHKLAAAVEFIHTATLLHDDVVDGSDMRRGKTAANLIFGNPAAVLVGDFLFSRSFELMVEDGSLKVLKILSNASAVIAEGEVNQLTAQRQISTSQEKYLDIIGSKTAALFAAACRIAAVVAERPEVDELALDAYGRNLGIAFQLVDDAIDYVSDGVTMGKDAGDDFRDGKVTLPVILAHSRGDVDEKHFWHNAMLGHRVSADDLAYATSLLRKYNAIDDTLERARHYGQRAIDALGPFPASAAKDALVEAVEFAIARAY; translated from the coding sequence ATGACTGCGACCATTCACCAACTTGGCGCCGCGCGCACGCCTTCGCTCCAGCCGATGCTCAATCTCGTAGCTCCGGAAATGAATCGCGTGAATGCCGTTATCCTTGACCGGATGCAGTCTGAAATTCCGCTGATCCCCGAATTGGCGGGCCATTTGATTGCGGGCGGTGGAAAGCGGATGCGGCCGATGCTGACGCTCGCCTGCGCGCGTTTGCTCGACTATCCTGGGGATCGGCACCACAAATTGGCAGCTGCGGTGGAATTCATCCACACCGCGACGCTGCTGCACGATGATGTTGTCGATGGCAGCGACATGCGGCGCGGCAAGACCGCCGCGAATCTGATCTTCGGCAATCCTGCCGCCGTTCTCGTTGGCGATTTCTTGTTCAGCCGTTCGTTCGAATTGATGGTCGAGGATGGATCGTTGAAGGTCCTCAAGATCCTGTCCAATGCGTCAGCGGTGATTGCCGAGGGCGAGGTGAACCAGCTCACCGCGCAGCGGCAGATTTCCACCAGTCAGGAAAAATATCTCGATATTATCGGATCGAAGACAGCGGCGCTTTTTGCTGCGGCTTGTCGCATTGCCGCCGTGGTTGCCGAACGCCCCGAGGTGGACGAACTGGCGCTCGATGCTTATGGCCGCAATCTGGGCATAGCCTTCCAGCTGGTCGACGATGCGATCGATTATGTCTCCGATGGCGTAACGATGGGCAAGGATGCGGGCGACGATTTCCGCGATGGCAAGGTGACGTTACCGGTCATCCTCGCGCACAGCCGAGGCGACGTCGATGAAAAGCATTTCTGGCACAATGCGATGCTTGGTCACCGTGTAAGCGCCGACGATCTGGCTTATGCGACTAGTCTGCTGCGCAAATATAACGCGATCGACGACACACTCGAACGCGCCCGCCATTATGGTCAGCGAGCGATCGATGCTCTCGGCCCGTTCCCTGCCAGCGCTGCGAAGGATGCGCTGGTCGAGGCGGTGGAGTTTGCCATTGCCCGCGCCTATTAA
- a CDS encoding chorismate mutase has product MMAQDDKLTRYRESIDNIDAALVFMLAERFKITQAVGEYKATTKLPPADPGREERQIERLRQLAKDANLDPDFTEKFLRFIIDEVIRHHERIRDGAG; this is encoded by the coding sequence ATGATGGCACAGGACGACAAGCTCACCCGGTATCGCGAGAGCATCGACAATATCGATGCTGCACTCGTGTTCATGCTCGCCGAGCGTTTCAAAATCACGCAGGCAGTCGGCGAATATAAGGCCACGACCAAGCTGCCGCCCGCTGACCCCGGTCGCGAAGAGCGGCAGATCGAGAGGCTGCGCCAATTGGCGAAAGACGCCAATCTCGACCCCGATTTCACCGAGAAATTCCTGCGCTTCATCATCGATGAAGTCATCCGCCATCATGAGCGGATAAGGGACGGGGCCGGTTAG